Genomic DNA from Coffea arabica cultivar ET-39 chromosome 7e, Coffea Arabica ET-39 HiFi, whole genome shotgun sequence:
AACATCGACTGCATGACCATTAACGCAATGGAATCAGGATCCGTCCAAGAAGCCCCTTCAAAAGCAACTGCAAATTGGGCAAGTGGAATGTCATCGTCAATCATCCTCAcctgattacaaaacaaaaggataTTAACAGTGTATTCTTGTGAAGGAAAAATGTCATGAAGTATTCAAGCAAGAGAAATATACTTCGGAGCCAGTAAAGATAGCTGGGTCTTTAGCAATTAATTCAGTAGTTGTACTTCCAGTAGGAGACAATTTCGTGAATAATTTCTTTACTAGATCCACAATTTCCTCATGCTTAACAGCTCCAGAGGCGGCAATTACCTAAAAACAGCAGCAAAAGAAACGTTCAGAAAATATTCTCCAGCAAACTGCAAATGACCAAACAATATGTAAAAACAACATATAAGCGGAATATTTAATTAACATGAAAATTAGAACTGACTGCCTCAGTCTTACTGTTCTGGGAGCAGAGTAATGAGTAGATATGTAGTCCTTTAGGTGCTGTTTCGTGATTGTCATGATGTTATCTGCAGGTCCAAGTATTGTCCTAGCCAGAGATGTGTGTTGGAATGCAGTAGCATGTAGGTGGTCAAATATGACTTCCTCAGTTTGACCTTCCACCTACAATTAGAGAAGAAACAGCTGCAGTTCAGTAAACTCTAGCAAAAGTAAGCTGAAGGTAAAACTCTTAAGCACAGGACATTCAAATAAAACTCTTAGATAGCCTGAAGGAGTCTACTTAGGCACACAAATTTAAGAAAATGAGCCATTATATCTGTAACTGCATTTCAAAGTTCTAATTAAGCAAAATATTTATCCAACCCAACATAAGCAAAACAAAAATCAGACTTTTTTCAAAGTGCTTCATGTCTGACCATTTCAGATTGCAAAAGAACTGTACCAATATCCAGATAGATACGGATGACATCTGCTCAGTGGCACTATCATACTTCTTGTGAAGTACCAAGAAAATGCTCAACTAACACACCAACAACAAATTCTATGTGGATAatcccaaaaaggaaaaaagagcaaACCTCACATCTAGCGCCAATCCTGTGTAACACTTCCCTCTACCCTATCAATCTAAACTAAATAAGAAACTAAAGAACTCCCTAAACCAGTCAATAGACAGTAATGTTTGGTGATCCCCTTAAATCCTAAACCTCCAGATTGAAGACCCATGACAAGAAACCCATAAACGAATAAAAATTTAACTTGATAGCGGCATCACAAAATCATCCTCAAAGACACCACAGCAATGTGGAAAGCTCACCAgtgtaaaaagaagaagaaaggaaagcaCCTAAATCTAAAATACTACTATCTACCTCCTGCATTTCCCTGAGGATAACATCTCGTTCCCGGGTGATTTTACTCTCCTCAAACTTCGAATTTTGAAGAATATCAGCCAGTATATCCATAGCCCTGGGCACATCCTTTTCCAGAACCTTAGCATAATATGTAGTCTGCTCTCTGGAAGTGTAAGCATTTAGATGTCCACCCATATTCTCAATCTCTTCCTCCAATTCCCTGGCGGCCCGCCTCTCAGTGCCCTTAAAGATCATGTGCTCGAGGAAGTGAGCAGTTCCGTTAGTCTCATCGGACTCGAACCGGGACCCTGCGTCGATCCAGACACCGACGGTGGCCGTAGGGCAGGCGAGATTGGACTCGGTAGCAATGCGGAGGCCGTTTGGGAGAGTGGTGACGCGGGTGAGGGGAGCGGCGAGGACGGGGGTATGGTCGACCCGAGCCGGGTGGGGTGAGCTGTACTTGAGGAAGCGCGAATCGGGTTGTTCTAGCTGTTTGAGTTTGCTTTTGACGTTCTCGGCTAACCGGTCGTAGATCATGGCTGTCGGGGGAGGTGGGGAgaaatttgatggagttgaagAAGGAGAGGCGGGGGCGACAGCGGCGGAGGAAGTCGAGAAGGGGCGGAGGTGCTTGGTGGTGGTTCGTTGAGATCGACGAGCCAGGGTAAGGAGGCGGCGGATCGCCATGGAGGCAGGTCGGGTCCAAAATCTGCGGTGTAGCTCTAGGGTTTAGTGGATTCTGGTGGTGCCTCTTAGGCGGAGAAGTAGAAGATGATGATTGATTGATTAACGATTAAGGGGGCACAGGGAGAAGGAAAGCTGTAGCCGGGACTCAGGAGTCAGGACTTCCCCTGCTTTTACTGTAGTACTTCTCTCTGAAACGATGACGTCTTTGGTTGGGAATTTTTTTCTCTATTAATTAATTACTGGCCCATTAACTCTGAGAGTAAAAATTTATCCACTTTTAAATTTTAGGTGAGAaaaaccttcttttttttttcaaagtgaAAGATACCTTCAATGAATAAAAGTAAAACTAGTATAGTCTCTTTTAAAAAGTTAATAAggaaaaaaattcttataaaaccaacaaaataaACCAGTAATCAGTTAAGGAGTAAATATTATAAACACACTAACGATCAATTGATAGTGCATAAAATATTAgtgtataaaaaaattaatctgtaagttaatttaatttttttacaaaaaaaagttAGAAATAAATATTCATTCCCATTTATTACACTtttaattaattgaaaataataataataatgacgTGATGTTAAAATTTGCAACGTGGCTTTGACCGGGTTATAGCGCCATTCGCTTCTTTGGGATCATCTAAAAAATAGTTGGGCCGGGCGAAATGAGGGTCGTGACATTTGGGCCGGATGCTAAACTAAGGCGGGCCGAGATCACACGTAAAAGCCTGGATCAAACGCTATAAGCAACCCTATATAAATAAATCTCAGTAATAGCATTGCAGTATAAACCCTAGCACGTCCACTTTGGTTTCGCTCTCAGAGGCATCGGCCGCGCCGGCAGAGCTGCTACAGAGACAGATTCGATGATGGCGACTGCGAGGACTGTGAAAGACGTCTCTCCTCATGACTTCGTCAAGGCTTATTCTGCCCATCTCAGGCGATCTGGAAGGGTCAGTTTACCttcaacttccaaattctaaagATTGTGGGATGTGAACCCGT
This window encodes:
- the LOC113698710 gene encoding probable mitochondrial-processing peptidase subunit beta, mitochondrial yields the protein MAIRRLLTLARRSQRTTTKHLRPFSTSSAAVAPASPSSTPSNFSPPPPTAMIYDRLAENVKSKLKQLEQPDSRFLKYSSPHPARVDHTPVLAAPLTRVTTLPNGLRIATESNLACPTATVGVWIDAGSRFESDETNGTAHFLEHMIFKGTERRAARELEEEIENMGGHLNAYTSREQTTYYAKVLEKDVPRAMDILADILQNSKFEESKITRERDVILREMQEVEGQTEEVIFDHLHATAFQHTSLARTILGPADNIMTITKQHLKDYISTHYSAPRTVIAASGAVKHEEIVDLVKKLFTKLSPTGSTTTELIAKDPAIFTGSEVRMIDDDIPLAQFAVAFEGASWTDPDSIALMVMQSMLGSWSKSAGGGKHMGSDLAQRVGINEIAESLMAFNSNYKDSGLFGVYAVAKPDCLDDLAYAIMYEISKLSYRVSEEDVVRAQNQLKSSLLLHLDGTSPVAEDIGRQLLTYGRRIPYPELFARIDAIDANTIKRVANRFISDKDIAISALGPIQGLPDYNWFRRRTYWLRY